CCCTGTTGCCAAACCAGTCAATTAAAGATGGAGAGACACTAGTTTCTGCCAACCGGACCTTTGCACTCGGATTCTTCAGCCCAAGCGGTTCGCTCAATCGCTATGTTGGGGTATGGTATCACAAGCTTCCAGTGCAGACGGTGGTATGGGTTGGCAACCGCGGACTGCCGGTGTTCGATACCTCTGGCTACCTTACCATTGATGGGAAAGGCAATCTGATCATTTTGGATAGCATTGGGAGATCGATCACCATAGCATCCAACTCTGGAGCAACCAATCTCACTGCTGCTACACTAACAGACACCGGCAATCTTGTTCTCAAAGAATGGAGTGATGGAAGAGAAGGACAAGCCTTGTGGCAGAGCTTTGACAATCCTACTGATACACTGATTCCTGGCATGAGAATGGGAATGCATGGAAAGCAGAATCGGTTTCTCACATCATGGACAAGCTCAGAAGATCCAGCTCAAGGTGACTTCTCTGTCGGGATCGATCCCAACGGCACTAAACAGTTCATCATCTGGAGGAAGGGTCAGGTCTACTGGAAGAGTGGGGTCTGGACTGGGAAGAACTTCAGCTCGGTCCCTGAAATGACACCAACTTACTACATCTATTTCAGCTACATGCCGACTTGGAATGGCGATTTCTATTCTTATTCTCTCAATGACAGTTCTAAACCGACAAGAACCGTGATGGATTTTTCAGGGCAGATCAAGCAAGTAGCTTGGGTAGAAACCTCACAGGAGTGGGTACAATTCTGGGCTGGACCGACGAATTATTCATGCGAGATTCCCACTAGCTGCGGAGCTAATGGCCTCTGCAACAACTATACTACTCCCACATGCAATTGTTTGGATGGGTTTGAGCCTAAGTCTGATCTTGCATGGAATTCAGGGAACTGGGCTGGAGGATGTGTGAGAAGAGAGATGCTAGAATGTGGAAATGGAGATGGATTTTTACAGCTGAAAGGGGTTAAGTTGCCAATCTTCTTCTTGGACACTGGCGTTTCAAGCATCGGCATCGAGGACTGTAAGGCGAAGTGTGCGCCGAACTGCTCCTGCACAGCTTATGCTTCAGCACATGAGAATGGAACTGGCTGCTTGTTATGGTTTGGGGACCTATTGGGTCTCCAAGCTCACCATGTTGCCACTCAAGACCTCTATGTTCGTTTGGCAGCTTCGGAGCTCAACCCCGCTGCAGGTAGGGCTCTCCGGTTGGGAATTCCCTGCAGAATTCATTTGGTTCCTTATTTCATTCGTGATTTGGTATCATCAAATAGTtggtttcttttatttctttttttcctttataaTTTTTGATGTGGATGTCTCATCTATTGTTTGTTTGATCTCAGAATTTTTCCAATGCTAATTTATGTATAGAGATGACTAATTTCTTAAAAGCTTTGTTTCCCTCCGAAGTTAAATGTCTAGTTGAGAATTCAGTTGAATGCTGATTGGTAATTCAGATAATGGACGCAAGCAAAAGCTTTGGATAGCAATCATCATGCCAGTTTCAGTGGTGATAATTTTGTTACTGGGTGTTTTCTTATACTGTTGGCATAGGAAAAAGCTCCAATTGAAAGGTaatctatgttggtttgaaATAATTATAATGTTTTGGTAGGAAAAAATAGAGTAGTAAAAATTACTCATACCGATGAACTAAAAGAAAACTTCTTTCTTCTGTTCAAAACAGCCAAGCAAGAACTGAGCCAGGAACTTCAATTACTAGGAACAGATAATATTGCAGCAGCATCTCATAAACTCAGTGAAGGACCAATTGATGGCGAAGGCGAGAAAGTTCCTGATTGTCCTCTGTTCAGTTTTTCTACCTTATTAGCAGCAACTAATAACTTCTCTGCTTCTAATAAACTTGGAGAGGGTGGTTTTGGGCCTGTCTACAAGGTATCATTTCACCTCTTAATTTTAATTCTTTAGAATGCTAAAACGAAGCATACCTTGTGATTTCTTTTGTAGGTGGCCAGTTGTTTTAGATCCACCATGCAGGAAATCTGCTCTAGTATTCGAAACTGATTTAAGGCCAAGCAAGGCTTGATATATTTTGGCTGAGGATGTATATTTGGTGCGAGAGTCCTCTAAATACAAATTAATTCTCTCCTTCACCCCTCAGCTAACTTCTCAACAAAGTAGGGTTAGATACTGCTGCACCTAAGTTTTCCTCAAAAAAGCACCCCATAGCTAAGGGACCCTTTCAAATTGCCACTCCAGAGAGTGAACCACAGAAGAAAATGTTCCCCTCCTAAGAAAGTAACTAACCTTATCTTTGGATACCTGTTACCAAGGCCTAAAAGGATACAGTTTTCTTGATACCCAACTATGATGTTGTCATTGTAGAAACAAGTGCATCTCTGGCACCACTAAATAAATTAGAGCTTTAGCATCTAGTCCATTAGACGTTCTCCATCCCAACCTGGAAGTAGCCATGAGCCAAACAACGTGCTTTGCTCAATAACTTTAATGGTTATGCTCATAGGAATTGGTTTGTTCCCAAATAATTTTATGCTTCTCTGCTTGGAAATCCTTAAAATCTTCAAATTCCTAACTTTTTCTTGGTTCTTTTAGTGCATGAACATAATTCTACAACAGTATAAAGTGAGAACAAAATCCAAGTAaaggtgtttttttttctcaaatctTTGTCAGGGTATGCTGGAGGGACATGAACTAGCGGTAAAAAGGCTTTCAAGAAGTTCGGGACAAGGAGTGGTGGAGTTCAGAAATGAGATATCTCTTATTGCCAATCTCCAGCACAGAAATCTTGTTAGGCTTCTTGGTTATTGCATTCAAGGGGAAGAGAAGTTGTTGATCTATGAGTACATGCCCAACAAGAGCTTGGACATCTACATCTTTGGTTAGTCATTATGGATGCGTCCTACTGTTGACATGCTATTTCCTTCTTCATATACAACTGAATCAGAATTGCTCATTATCATATTAATGGTGCCTGCAGATCCAA
This genomic interval from Phoenix dactylifera cultivar Barhee BC4 unplaced genomic scaffold, palm_55x_up_171113_PBpolish2nd_filt_p 000092F, whole genome shotgun sequence contains the following:
- the LOC103696672 gene encoding G-type lectin S-receptor-like serine/threonine-protein kinase At4g27290 codes for the protein MMGDRSSIHGCRVLPFLILFTIKFSHSADTLLPNQSIKDGETLVSANRTFALGFFSPSGSLNRYVGVWYHKLPVQTVVWVGNRGLPVFDTSGYLTIDGKGNLIILDSIGRSITIASNSGATNLTAATLTDTGNLVLKEWSDGREGQALWQSFDNPTDTLIPGMRMGMHGKQNRFLTSWTSSEDPAQGDFSVGIDPNGTKQFIIWRKGQVYWKSGVWTGKNFSSVPEMTPTYYIYFSYMPTWNGDFYSYSLNDSSKPTRTVMDFSGQIKQVAWVETSQEWVQFWAGPTNYSCEIPTSCGANGLCNNYTTPTCNCLDGFEPKSDLAWNSGNWAGGCVRREMLECGNGDGFLQLKGVKLPIFFLDTGVSSIGIEDCKAKCAPNCSCTAYASAHENGTGCLLWFGDLLGLQAHHVATQDLYVRLAASELNPAADNGRKQKLWIAIIMPVSVVIILLLGVFLYCWHRKKLQLKAKQELSQELQLLGTDNIAAASHKLSEGPIDGEGEKVPDCPLFSFSTLLAATNNFSASNKLGEGGFGPVYKGMLEGHELAVKRLSRSSGQGVVEFRNEISLIANLQHRNLVRLLGYCIQGEEKLLIYEYMPNKSLDIYIFDPIKGAELDWKKRLDIIEGIAQGLLYLHKYSRLRVIHRDMKASNILLDGEMNPKISDFGTARIFERNESQANTNRVVGTYGYMSPEYAMEGLFSEKSDVFSFGVLLLEILSGKKNRNLHWQNQSLNLLGYAWELWKEGNILELMDPLLGDLCHLEGYSRCIQVALLCVQDVPEDRPTMSEVVSLLSNESISPKSPKKPIFSFGRTMEIVCLPSSTREECTANDITVSAMEGR